The Macaca thibetana thibetana isolate TM-01 chromosome 19, ASM2454274v1, whole genome shotgun sequence genome has a segment encoding these proteins:
- the IGFLR1 gene encoding LOW QUALITY PROTEIN: IGF-like family receptor 1 (The sequence of the model RefSeq protein was modified relative to this genomic sequence to represent the inferred CDS: substituted 1 base at 1 genomic stop codon) translates to MGPGRCLLTALLLLALASLPEASQYCGRLEYWNPDNKCCSSCLHRFGPPPCPDYEFRENCGLNDHGDFVTLPFRECSSGQCNPDGAELCSPCGGGAVTPTPAAGGGRTLRRCRERPVPAKGPCPLTTGNPGGPSSQERSSPASSIAWRTPEPIPQQALPTFLPLLVLVLLLTLAVIAILLFILLWHLCRPKEKADPYPYPGLVCGVPNTHAPSSSHLSSPGALETGDTWKASLLPLLSRELPGLGSQPLSRLLDELEVLEELIVLLDPEPGPGGGMAHGTTRHLAARYGLPAAWSTFAYSLRPSRSPLRALIEMVVAREPSASLGQLGTHLAQLGRADALRVLSKLGXSGVCWA, encoded by the exons ATGGGGCCTGGACGATGCCTCCTGACGGCCTTGCTGCTTCTGGCTCTGGCGTCACTGCCGGAAGCCTCCCAGTACTGCGGCCGCCTTGAATACTGGAACCCAGACAACAAGTGCTGCAGCAGCTGCCTGCATCGCTTCGGGCCGCCCCCCTGCCCGG ACTATGAGTTCCGGGAAAACTGCGGGCTCAATGACCACGGCGATTTCGTAACGCTCCCGTTCCGAGAGTGTTCTTCTGGGCAGTGCAACCCCGACGGTGCGGAGCTATGTAGCCCCTGCGGCGGCGGAGCCGTGACCCCTACTCCCGCCGCGGGCGGGGGCAGAACTCTGAGGCGCTGCAGAGAG AGGCCGGTCCCTGCCAAGGGGCCCTGCCCCCTCACAACTGGAAACCCAGGCGGCCCTAGCTCCCAGGAGCGCAGCTCACCAGCAAGTTCCATTGCCTGGAGGACCCCTGAGCCCATCCCTCAGCAGGCCTTGCCGACTTTCCTCCCGCTGTTGGTGCTGGTCCTGCTCCTGACCTTGGCGGTGATAGCGATCCTCCTGTTCATTCTGCTCTGGCACCTCTGCCGGCCCAAGGAGAAAGCCGACCCCTATCCCTATCCTGGCTTGGTCTGCGGAGTCCCCAACACCCACGCCCCTTCCTCCTCGCATCTGTCCTCCCCAGGCGCCCTGGAGACAGGGGACACATGGAAGGCCTCTCTACTTCCACTTCTGAGCAGGG AACTGCCCGGTCTGGGGTCACAGCCCCTGTCTCGCCTCCTGGATGAGCTGGAGGTGCTGGAAGAGCTGATTGTACTGCTGGACCCTGAGCCTGGGCCAGGTGGGGGCATGGCCCATGGCACTACTCGACACCTGGCCGCGAGATATGGGCTGCCTGCTGCCTGGTCCACCTTTGCCTATTCGCTGCGGCCGAGTCGCTCACCGCTGCGGGCTCTGATTGAGATGGTGGTAGCAAGGGAGccctctgcctctctgggccAGCTTGGCAcacacctcgcccagctagggcGGGCAGATGCATTGCGGGTGCTGTCCAAGCTTGGCTGATCTGGGGTTTGTTGGGCTTAA
- the U2AF1L4 gene encoding splicing factor U2AF 26 kDa subunit isoform X5 produces the protein MGEYLASIFGTEKDKVNCSFYFKIGACRHGDRCSRLHNKPTFSQEVFTELQEKYGEIEEMNMCDDLGDHLVGNVYVKFRREEDAERAVAELNNRWFNGQAVHAELSPVTDFRESCCRQYEMGECTRGGFCNFMHLRPISQNLRRQLYGRGPRRRSPPRFHTSHCPREGNRRRSPDHRHGRF, from the exons ATGGGTGAATATTTAGCTTCGATATTCGGAACTGAGAAGGACAA GGTTAACTGCTCTTTTTACTTTAAGATCGGGGCCTGCCGGCACGGAGACCGGTGCTCCCGGCTTCACAACAAGCCGACATTCAGCCAG GAGGTGTTCACAGAATTGCAGGAGAAGTATGGGGAGATTGAAGAGATGAATATGTGCGACGACCTTGGGGACCACCTCGTGGGCAACGTCTATGTCAAG TTCCGGCGGGAAGAGGATGCAGAGCGGGCCGTGGCTGAACTCAATAACCGCTGGTTCAATGGGCAGGCTGTGCACGCTGAACTGTCTCCTGTCACTGACTTTCGGGAGTCATGCTGTCGCCAGTATGAGATGGG GGAATGTACCCGAGGTGGCTTCTGCAACTTCATGCATCTGCGGCCCATTTCCCAGAACCTCCGGAGGCAGCTCTATGGGCGGGGACCCAGGCGCAG GTCACCCCCGAGGTTCCATACTAGCCACTGTCCCCGAGAGGGGAACCGTCGGCGTTCCCCTGATCACCGGCATGGCCGCTTCTGA
- the U2AF1L4 gene encoding splicing factor U2AF 26 kDa subunit isoform X3, producing the protein MDRGLPARRPVLPASQQADIQPGHVSDVEVQEHYDSFFEEVFTELQEKYGEIEEMNMCDDLGDHLVGNVYVKFRREEDAERAVAELNNRWFNGQAVHAELSPVTDFRESCCRQYEMGECTRGGFCNFMHLRPISQNLRRQLYGRGPRRRYLRTSLLCLLMS; encoded by the exons ATGG ATCGGGGCCTGCCGGCACGGAGACCGGTGCTCCCGGCTTCACAACAAGCCGACATTCAGCCAG GTCATGTGAGCGACGTGGAGGTGCAGGAGCACTATGATAGCTTCTTCGAG GAGGTGTTCACAGAATTGCAGGAGAAGTATGGGGAGATTGAAGAGATGAATATGTGCGACGACCTTGGGGACCACCTCGTGGGCAACGTCTATGTCAAG TTCCGGCGGGAAGAGGATGCAGAGCGGGCCGTGGCTGAACTCAATAACCGCTGGTTCAATGGGCAGGCTGTGCACGCTGAACTGTCTCCTGTCACTGACTTTCGGGAGTCATGCTGTCGCCAGTATGAGATGGG GGAATGTACCCGAGGTGGCTTCTGCAACTTCATGCATCTGCGGCCCATTTCCCAGAACCTCCGGAGGCAGCTCTATGGGCGGGGACCCAGGCGCAGGTACCTCAGGACCAGCCTGCTATGTCTCCTCATGTCCTAA
- the U2AF1L4 gene encoding splicing factor U2AF 26 kDa subunit isoform X4: MVNCSFYFKIGACRHGDRCSRLHNKPTFSQEVFTELQEKYGEIEEMNMCDDLGDHLVGNVYVKFRREEDAERAVAELNNRWFNGQAVHAELSPVTDFRESCCRQYEMGECTRGGFCNFMHLRPISQNLRRQLYGRGPRRRYLRTSLLCLLMS, translated from the exons AT GGTTAACTGCTCTTTTTACTTTAAGATCGGGGCCTGCCGGCACGGAGACCGGTGCTCCCGGCTTCACAACAAGCCGACATTCAGCCAG GAGGTGTTCACAGAATTGCAGGAGAAGTATGGGGAGATTGAAGAGATGAATATGTGCGACGACCTTGGGGACCACCTCGTGGGCAACGTCTATGTCAAG TTCCGGCGGGAAGAGGATGCAGAGCGGGCCGTGGCTGAACTCAATAACCGCTGGTTCAATGGGCAGGCTGTGCACGCTGAACTGTCTCCTGTCACTGACTTTCGGGAGTCATGCTGTCGCCAGTATGAGATGGG GGAATGTACCCGAGGTGGCTTCTGCAACTTCATGCATCTGCGGCCCATTTCCCAGAACCTCCGGAGGCAGCTCTATGGGCGGGGACCCAGGCGCAGGTACCTCAGGACCAGCCTGCTATGTCTCCTCATGTCCTAA
- the U2AF1L4 gene encoding splicing factor U2AF 26 kDa subunit isoform X1 yields MGEYLASIFGTEKDKVNCSFYFKIGACRHGDRCSRLHNKPTFSQTIVLLNLYRNPQNTAQTADGSHCHVSDVEVQEHYDSFFEEVFTELQEKYGEIEEMNMCDDLGDHLVGNVYVKFRREEDAERAVAELNNRWFNGQAVHAELSPVTDFRESCCRQECTRGGFCNFMHLRPISQNLRRQLYGRGPRRRYLRTSLLCLLMS; encoded by the exons ATGGGTGAATATTTAGCTTCGATATTCGGAACTGAGAAGGACAA GGTTAACTGCTCTTTTTACTTTAAGATCGGGGCCTGCCGGCACGGAGACCGGTGCTCCCGGCTTCACAACAAGCCGACATTCAGCCAG ACCATAGTGTTGCTCAACCTGTACCGGAATCCACAGAATACAGCCCAAACTGCAGACGGATCACACT GTCATGTGAGCGACGTGGAGGTGCAGGAGCACTATGATAGCTTCTTCGAG GAGGTGTTCACAGAATTGCAGGAGAAGTATGGGGAGATTGAAGAGATGAATATGTGCGACGACCTTGGGGACCACCTCGTGGGCAACGTCTATGTCAAG TTCCGGCGGGAAGAGGATGCAGAGCGGGCCGTGGCTGAACTCAATAACCGCTGGTTCAATGGGCAGGCTGTGCACGCTGAACTGTCTCCTGTCACTGACTTTCGGGAGTCATGCTGTCGCCA GGAATGTACCCGAGGTGGCTTCTGCAACTTCATGCATCTGCGGCCCATTTCCCAGAACCTCCGGAGGCAGCTCTATGGGCGGGGACCCAGGCGCAGGTACCTCAGGACCAGCCTGCTATGTCTCCTCATGTCCTAA
- the U2AF1L4 gene encoding splicing factor U2AF 26 kDa subunit isoform X2, producing the protein MVNCSFYFKIGACRHGDRCSRLHNKPTFSQTIVLLNLYRNPQNTAQTADGSHCHVSDVEVQEHYDSFFEEVFTELQEKYGEIEEMNMCDDLGDHLVGNVYVKFRREEDAERAVAELNNRWFNGQAVHAELSPVTDFRESCCRQYEMGECTRGGFCNFMHLRPISQNLRRQLYGRGPRRRYLRTSLLCLLMS; encoded by the exons AT GGTTAACTGCTCTTTTTACTTTAAGATCGGGGCCTGCCGGCACGGAGACCGGTGCTCCCGGCTTCACAACAAGCCGACATTCAGCCAG ACCATAGTGTTGCTCAACCTGTACCGGAATCCACAGAATACAGCCCAAACTGCAGACGGATCACACT GTCATGTGAGCGACGTGGAGGTGCAGGAGCACTATGATAGCTTCTTCGAG GAGGTGTTCACAGAATTGCAGGAGAAGTATGGGGAGATTGAAGAGATGAATATGTGCGACGACCTTGGGGACCACCTCGTGGGCAACGTCTATGTCAAG TTCCGGCGGGAAGAGGATGCAGAGCGGGCCGTGGCTGAACTCAATAACCGCTGGTTCAATGGGCAGGCTGTGCACGCTGAACTGTCTCCTGTCACTGACTTTCGGGAGTCATGCTGTCGCCAGTATGAGATGGG GGAATGTACCCGAGGTGGCTTCTGCAACTTCATGCATCTGCGGCCCATTTCCCAGAACCTCCGGAGGCAGCTCTATGGGCGGGGACCCAGGCGCAGGTACCTCAGGACCAGCCTGCTATGTCTCCTCATGTCCTAA